The genomic interval CGGCGAGGAGATCAAGAACTACGGGACGGACCCGACCGTCCCCGACACGGACGGCGACGGCGTCCCCGACGGCGAGGAGGTCCAGCAGGGCTCCGACCCCGCCGAGGGTATCGGTGGAACGGGCCTCGACGTGAACGGCCTGCCGATGGTCCTCGGTCTCCTCGTCGTCTACGCGCTCCTCGTCGGCGGCATCATCTGGGTCGGGCGGTCGCGCGACGACGCGGGCGACGCCGCACCGACACCGACCGACGGTGGGGGGAGCGAGGGCGCCGGGAGCGCGGTCAGCCCCGCGCCCGAGCCGATGACGAACGAGGACCGTATCCGGCAGATGCTGGACGCCAACGAAGGGCGACTCAGACAGGCGGACATCGTCGAGCAGACAGACTGGTCGAAGTCGAAGGTGTCGCGCCTGCTGTCGAAGATGGAGTCCGACGGCGAGATCCGCAAGATATCCATCGGCCGCGAGAACCTCATCGCCCGGCCGGGCGACGAACCCGAGAGCGCGCGCTCGCCATTCGAGGAGCAGGACTGACTAGCTCCACCGCTCGCGCCACTCGTCTGCGGACTCGTGGTACGCGACCGCCACGACGACGAGTGCCACGACGACCAGCGCCGAGACGACCAGCGGACGTTCGTGGACGACCGCCAGCGCCACCTCGTACACCGACTCCCGGACGCCGACGTAGACGAACCCGGCGACGGCGGCGTTGAACGCCAGCGCTCCGACGGCGGTGTACGCGGTGAACACGCCGCGATGCATCTCCGCGAACCCGGCCGGGATGGAGACGACCGAGCGCAAGACGGGGAGCAGTCGGCCCCACAGCACCGAGTGGCTCCCCCACCGGCGGAACCACCGTCGCGCCCGGTTCGCGTCGCGCCGGTCGACGCGAACCCAGTCGTGGTCGAGGGCGTGGTCGCCCGCGCGGCGGAACACCTCGTAGAGGACGGCGCTTCCGACGACGCCCCCCGCGGTGGCGACGAGCACGAACAGCGCGAGCGACGCGGGCGACGTGACGACGATGGCGGCCGACGCGGGCAGGACCACCTCGCTCGGCAGGAGCGGGAACAGCATCGACGTCTCCAGGAACATGAACACGAAGACGAAGAGGTAGCCGTAGGTGCGTGCGAGGTCGAGCGCCGTCGTCGTCAGGTCCACGACCGACCTACGACGGGAGGGGGTTTCGGCGTTCGGGCTTCGAACGCAGTCGAGCGAAGTACACCTCAGAGC from Halomarina salina carries:
- a CDS encoding DedA family protein gives rise to the protein MDLTTTALDLARTYGYLFVFVFMFLETSMLFPLLPSEVVLPASAAIVVTSPASLALFVLVATAGGVVGSAVLYEVFRRAGDHALDHDWVRVDRRDANRARRWFRRWGSHSVLWGRLLPVLRSVVSIPAGFAEMHRGVFTAYTAVGALAFNAAVAGFVYVGVRESVYEVALAVVHERPLVVSALVVVALVVVAVAYHESADEWRERWS